The following proteins come from a genomic window of Drosophila sulfurigaster albostrigata strain 15112-1811.04 chromosome X, ASM2355843v2, whole genome shotgun sequence:
- the LOC133847219 gene encoding ras-associated and pleckstrin homology domains-containing protein 1 isoform X1: MDCGALAAQQQQQQQQQLLQQHQQLLQQQQQLQHSRQQKQQHTLNCLEETATTNISHLASQGIIVGGAASEGSETTAGIGAGVGVGAGAGAGGSPQHKLLGIGEPSLSGAGAVKLRKHNDQRQTSSTSKSTTTTTTATTSTPDVAVGAKSHASYRISMANLEDTQESELDLILGELSLLEAQITYGEASFLPGVVAAAAAAAASANQQSGGPPPPPALASVSVSAASSRTHSRTNSSISADVSTASSSSGISENGNGMAMGHSNVVVGITGGMPGMGMGTAAVAPPTGGHNMTMGITLGVVTPREPRTESPDNDSAFSDTVSLLSSESSASSNTSTQQQQQQQQQQLQLQQKLLQQQQHHHQTVTGGGNVGISKAAKIQLALHKLESASIRRLFVKAFTADGASKSLLVDERMVCGHVTRLLADKNHVQMQPTWALIEHLGDLQMERLFEDHELLVDNLMTWNSDAGNRVLFQQRPDKLSLFAKPELYLPGPQMAPGCQHDDQTRHMLLEEFFETHAQLQLEGPLYMKADPKKGWKRHHFVLRSSGLYYFPKEKTKNTRDLLCLTLFSGHNVYTGIGWRKKWKSPTDHTFGFKSAVDSSLGKSCRSLKMLCAEDAATLERWLTAIRICKYGKQLWHNHKLLMEELTAGGGGGGVTSGGISGVAGSFAASMRSESISSISSAVPSQCGSVSSAISSMSNSSGRISRASSSSSSGCLSDENNAFDSEFTTGTIKRKPSMKPNLPLTTMTRQLKEVGEITTGPVASSAAASAVDSAASPERSGTLTRRHSRRKSQESNGSSGGTLKRRPVVVVPAVVKREVSASDNGSQSGGANGGGGGGGGNSSSSSNSTPTPTPSICAKPPPGLTDVELMCSSTLSLDSLPPPPPPPALHADEQDVYGSQLSLASLPPPPPPEDVLAYGEQPSTPLTPTPMSMGMGMGHGAHPLSMANSNGTLPPAVPAKPIKPAVKQTLKAAPPYKAPPDYVGPAATVGAGAAGGAPSAVAQHQHQQQQQQQQLPPPPAPVQKKVSFADSPVLLRRKMCSPEPQLPQRSPSTTLSSGSSSCSYHQPQSQPQPIYSPGPLLPPRSDLSRLSNGSDVMSATTSPKRLQESASNPPRDFLKDLQRVMRKKWQVAQKCKLEPATTPHEVLGFRDFNNDDLLAAHNLNSGANSSHYYRETANVSHWVQEHCEYAHNDYALYENVHAQNGNGNGSGATAVGGVAMTTTTTTDGPPPVPPPAAVADATAALRKKRPPPPPPKRSDSTHLTHRV, translated from the exons ATTAGCCATCTAGCCAGCCAGGGGATCATCGTTGGCGGCGCTGCCAGCGAAGGATCGGAGACGACAGCAGGAATCGGAGcaggagtcggagtcggagcaggagcaggagctggTGGGAGTCCACAGCACAAGTTGCTGGGCATTGGGGAGCCAAGTTTAAGCGGCGCTGGCGCCGTCAAACTGCGCAAGCACAACGACCAACGGCAGACGTCGTCAACGTCAAagtcaacgacaacgacaacgacagcaacaacatcgacgcCGGACGTTGCCGTTGGGGCCAAATCGCACGCCTCCTATCGCATCTCCATGGCCAATCTGGAGGATACACAAGAGTCCGAACTGGATCTAATACTCGGCGAGCTGAGCTTGCTCGAGGCACAGATCACCTATGGCGAGGCCAGTTTTCTGCCCGGCGTTGTGGCAGCCGCCGCAGCCGCTGCAGCTTCAGCTAATCAACAGTCTGGGggtcctcctccccctccggCACTGGCATCCGTCTCGGTGTCGGCGGCATCGTCgcgcacacactcacgcacaaaCAGCAGCATCTCGGCGGATGTGAGCACCGCATCCTCATCGTCGGGCATCTCCGAGAATGGCAACGGAATGGCAATGGGGCACAGCAATGTTGTTGTCGGCATCACCGGAGGAATGCCCGGCATGGGCATGGgaacagcagctgttgctccaCCTACTGGTGGCCACAACATGACCATGGGCATCACGCTGGGCGTGGTGACGCCACGCGAACCGCGCACTGAATCCCCCGACAATGATTCGGCCTTCAGCGATACGGTCTCGCTGCTGTCCAGTGAATCCTCCGCCTCGTCCAACACctcaacacagcagcaacagcagcagcagcagcaacagttgcagctgcaacagaagctccttcagcagcagcaacatcatcatcagacTGTCACAGGTGGCGGCAACGTTGGCATCTCCAAGGCAGCCAAAATACAGCTGGCGCTGCACAAACTGGAGAGCGCTTCGATTCGTCGACTGTTTGTCAAAGCGTTCACAGCGGATGGCGCCTCCAAGTCGCTGCTCGTGGATGAGCGCATGGTCTGTGGCCATGTGACGCGACTGTTGGCCGACAAGAATCATGTGCAAATGCAGCCAACGTGGGCGCTCATCGAGCATCTGGGCGATCTGCAAATGG AACGTCTCTTTGAGGACCACGAGCTGCTGGTGGACAATCTGATGACCTGGAACTCGGATGCCGGCAATCGTGTGCTCTTCCAGCAGCGTCCGGACAAACTTTCGCTCTTCGCCAAGCCCGAACTATATTTGCCGGGACCGCAGATGGCGCCGGGATGTCAGCATGACGATCAGACGCGTCACATGCTGCTCGAAGAGTTCTTCGAGACGCACGCTCAGCTGCAGCTTGAGGGACCGCTGTACATGAAGGCGGATCCCAAAAAGGGCTGGAAGCGACATCATTTCGTGTTGCGTTCGTCGGGTCTGTACTATTTCCCCAAGGAGAAGACGAAGAACACACGGGATCTGTTGTGTCTGACGCTGTTCAGTGGCCACAATGTGTACACGGGCATCGGGTGGCGCAAAAAATGGAAATCACCAACGGATCACACATTTGGCTTCAAGTCTGCGGTGGATTCGTCGCTGGGTAAATCGTGTCGCTCCCTCAAGATGCTTTGCGCCGAGGATGCGGCCACGTTGGAGCGTTGGCTGACGGCCATACGCATCTGCAAGTATGGCAAACAGTTGTGGCACAATCACAAGCTGCTCATGGAGGAGCTGACTGCTGGTGGCGGCGGAGGAGGAGTAACCAGTGGAGGTATAAGCGGGGTAGCTGGCAGCTTTGCAGCCTCAATGCGCAGCGAATCGATTAGCAGCATTTCGTCGGCGGTGCCATCGCAATGCGGCAGCGTCTCCTCGGCCATCAGCAGCATGTCCAACTCGAGTGGCCGGATCTCGCGTgcctccagctccagttcaAGCGGGTGTCTGTCGGATGAGAACAACGCCTTCGATTCGGAGTTCACCACGGGCACGATTAAGCGCAAACCCTCGATGAAACCCAATCTGCCGCTGACCACGATGACGCGTCAGCTCAAGGAGGTGGGTGAGATCACCACCGGACCCGTGGCTTCCTCCGCGGCAGCTTCTGCTGTCGATTCAGCTGCTTCGCCCGAGCGCAGTGGAACGCTGACACGTCGTCACAGTCGTCGCAAGTCGCAGGagagcaacggcagcagcgggGGCACCCTAAAGCGACGTCCCGTCGTCGTTGTGCCCGCCGTGGTGAAGCGCGAAGTGTCCGCCAGCGACAATGGCAGCCAAAGTGGAGGAGCcaacggcggcggcggcggcggcggcggcaattCATCCTCGTCGAGCAACTCGACGCCAACGCCTACGCCGAGCATTTGTGCCAAACCGCCGCCTGGATTGACGGACGTCGAGTTGATGTGCTCGTCCACGTTGTCGCTGGACtcgctgccaccgccgccgccaccgccagcgTTGCACGCCGACGAACAAGATGTGTACGGATCACAGTTGTCGCTGGCCTcgttgccaccgccaccgccgcccgAAGATGTTTTGGCCTATGGCGAACAGCCGAGCACGCCGCTAACGCCTACACCCATGTCCATGGGCATGGGCATGGGCCATGGAGCACATCCTTTGAGCATGGCCAACAGCAATGGCACGCTGCCACCCGCTGTGCCCGCCAAGCCCATCAAGCCGGCCGTGAAGCAAACGCTCAAAGCGGCGCCGCCATACAAAGCGCCACCCGACTATGTGGGACCAGCAGCAACTGTCGGAGCAGGAGCTGCAGGTGGAGCACCCTCTGCAGTCGCACAAcaccagcaccagcagcagcaacagcagcagcagttgccaccgccaccggcGCCGGTGCAGAAGAAAGTCTCGTTTGCCGATTCGCCAGTGTTGCTGCGTCGCAAGATGTGCTCACCGGAACCGCAGCTGCCGCAGCGTTCACCGAGCACCACGCTCAGCTCTGGCtcaagcagctgcagctaccatcagccgcagtcgcagccgcagccgaTCTATTCACCCGGTCCGTTGTTGCCACCGCGCAGCGATCTCTCACGGCTGTCGAATGGCAGCGATGTGATGTCGGCCACCACATCGCCGAAACGTTTGCAGGAATCGGCATCGAATCCGCCGCGTGACTTCCTCAAGGATCTGCAGCGAGTGATGCGCAAGAAGTGGCAGGTGGCGCAGAAATGCAAACTGGAGCCGGCGACAACGCCGCACGAGGTGCTCGGCTTTCGGGATTTCAACAATGATGATCTACTCGCCGCCCACAATCTCAACTCGGGAGCTAACTCCTCGCACTATTATCGCGAGACGGCGAATGTCTCGCATTGGGTGCAAGAGCACTGCGAGTATGCGCACAACGATTATGCGCTCTACGAGAATGTGCATGCCCAGAATGGCAACGGAAATGGAAGCGGTGCCACTGCTGTTGGAGGAGTTGctatgacaacaacaaccaccacagATGGACCACCGCCAGTGCCACCGCCAGCTGCAGTGGCTGATGCAACGGCAGCGTTGCGCAAAAAGCggccaccgccgccaccaccaAAGCGCAGCGATTCAACGCATCTGACGCATCGCGTTTAG
- the LOC133847219 gene encoding abnormal cell migration protein 10 isoform X2 codes for MANLEDTQESELDLILGELSLLEAQITYGEASFLPGVVAAAAAAAASANQQSGGPPPPPALASVSVSAASSRTHSRTNSSISADVSTASSSSGISENGNGMAMGHSNVVVGITGGMPGMGMGTAAVAPPTGGHNMTMGITLGVVTPREPRTESPDNDSAFSDTVSLLSSESSASSNTSTQQQQQQQQQQLQLQQKLLQQQQHHHQTVTGGGNVGISKAAKIQLALHKLESASIRRLFVKAFTADGASKSLLVDERMVCGHVTRLLADKNHVQMQPTWALIEHLGDLQMERLFEDHELLVDNLMTWNSDAGNRVLFQQRPDKLSLFAKPELYLPGPQMAPGCQHDDQTRHMLLEEFFETHAQLQLEGPLYMKADPKKGWKRHHFVLRSSGLYYFPKEKTKNTRDLLCLTLFSGHNVYTGIGWRKKWKSPTDHTFGFKSAVDSSLGKSCRSLKMLCAEDAATLERWLTAIRICKYGKQLWHNHKLLMEELTAGGGGGGVTSGGISGVAGSFAASMRSESISSISSAVPSQCGSVSSAISSMSNSSGRISRASSSSSSGCLSDENNAFDSEFTTGTIKRKPSMKPNLPLTTMTRQLKEVGEITTGPVASSAAASAVDSAASPERSGTLTRRHSRRKSQESNGSSGGTLKRRPVVVVPAVVKREVSASDNGSQSGGANGGGGGGGGNSSSSSNSTPTPTPSICAKPPPGLTDVELMCSSTLSLDSLPPPPPPPALHADEQDVYGSQLSLASLPPPPPPEDVLAYGEQPSTPLTPTPMSMGMGMGHGAHPLSMANSNGTLPPAVPAKPIKPAVKQTLKAAPPYKAPPDYVGPAATVGAGAAGGAPSAVAQHQHQQQQQQQQLPPPPAPVQKKVSFADSPVLLRRKMCSPEPQLPQRSPSTTLSSGSSSCSYHQPQSQPQPIYSPGPLLPPRSDLSRLSNGSDVMSATTSPKRLQESASNPPRDFLKDLQRVMRKKWQVAQKCKLEPATTPHEVLGFRDFNNDDLLAAHNLNSGANSSHYYRETANVSHWVQEHCEYAHNDYALYENVHAQNGNGNGSGATAVGGVAMTTTTTTDGPPPVPPPAAVADATAALRKKRPPPPPPKRSDSTHLTHRV; via the exons ATGGCCAATCTGGAGGATACACAAGAGTCCGAACTGGATCTAATACTCGGCGAGCTGAGCTTGCTCGAGGCACAGATCACCTATGGCGAGGCCAGTTTTCTGCCCGGCGTTGTGGCAGCCGCCGCAGCCGCTGCAGCTTCAGCTAATCAACAGTCTGGGggtcctcctccccctccggCACTGGCATCCGTCTCGGTGTCGGCGGCATCGTCgcgcacacactcacgcacaaaCAGCAGCATCTCGGCGGATGTGAGCACCGCATCCTCATCGTCGGGCATCTCCGAGAATGGCAACGGAATGGCAATGGGGCACAGCAATGTTGTTGTCGGCATCACCGGAGGAATGCCCGGCATGGGCATGGgaacagcagctgttgctccaCCTACTGGTGGCCACAACATGACCATGGGCATCACGCTGGGCGTGGTGACGCCACGCGAACCGCGCACTGAATCCCCCGACAATGATTCGGCCTTCAGCGATACGGTCTCGCTGCTGTCCAGTGAATCCTCCGCCTCGTCCAACACctcaacacagcagcaacagcagcagcagcagcaacagttgcagctgcaacagaagctccttcagcagcagcaacatcatcatcagacTGTCACAGGTGGCGGCAACGTTGGCATCTCCAAGGCAGCCAAAATACAGCTGGCGCTGCACAAACTGGAGAGCGCTTCGATTCGTCGACTGTTTGTCAAAGCGTTCACAGCGGATGGCGCCTCCAAGTCGCTGCTCGTGGATGAGCGCATGGTCTGTGGCCATGTGACGCGACTGTTGGCCGACAAGAATCATGTGCAAATGCAGCCAACGTGGGCGCTCATCGAGCATCTGGGCGATCTGCAAATGG AACGTCTCTTTGAGGACCACGAGCTGCTGGTGGACAATCTGATGACCTGGAACTCGGATGCCGGCAATCGTGTGCTCTTCCAGCAGCGTCCGGACAAACTTTCGCTCTTCGCCAAGCCCGAACTATATTTGCCGGGACCGCAGATGGCGCCGGGATGTCAGCATGACGATCAGACGCGTCACATGCTGCTCGAAGAGTTCTTCGAGACGCACGCTCAGCTGCAGCTTGAGGGACCGCTGTACATGAAGGCGGATCCCAAAAAGGGCTGGAAGCGACATCATTTCGTGTTGCGTTCGTCGGGTCTGTACTATTTCCCCAAGGAGAAGACGAAGAACACACGGGATCTGTTGTGTCTGACGCTGTTCAGTGGCCACAATGTGTACACGGGCATCGGGTGGCGCAAAAAATGGAAATCACCAACGGATCACACATTTGGCTTCAAGTCTGCGGTGGATTCGTCGCTGGGTAAATCGTGTCGCTCCCTCAAGATGCTTTGCGCCGAGGATGCGGCCACGTTGGAGCGTTGGCTGACGGCCATACGCATCTGCAAGTATGGCAAACAGTTGTGGCACAATCACAAGCTGCTCATGGAGGAGCTGACTGCTGGTGGCGGCGGAGGAGGAGTAACCAGTGGAGGTATAAGCGGGGTAGCTGGCAGCTTTGCAGCCTCAATGCGCAGCGAATCGATTAGCAGCATTTCGTCGGCGGTGCCATCGCAATGCGGCAGCGTCTCCTCGGCCATCAGCAGCATGTCCAACTCGAGTGGCCGGATCTCGCGTgcctccagctccagttcaAGCGGGTGTCTGTCGGATGAGAACAACGCCTTCGATTCGGAGTTCACCACGGGCACGATTAAGCGCAAACCCTCGATGAAACCCAATCTGCCGCTGACCACGATGACGCGTCAGCTCAAGGAGGTGGGTGAGATCACCACCGGACCCGTGGCTTCCTCCGCGGCAGCTTCTGCTGTCGATTCAGCTGCTTCGCCCGAGCGCAGTGGAACGCTGACACGTCGTCACAGTCGTCGCAAGTCGCAGGagagcaacggcagcagcgggGGCACCCTAAAGCGACGTCCCGTCGTCGTTGTGCCCGCCGTGGTGAAGCGCGAAGTGTCCGCCAGCGACAATGGCAGCCAAAGTGGAGGAGCcaacggcggcggcggcggcggcggcggcaattCATCCTCGTCGAGCAACTCGACGCCAACGCCTACGCCGAGCATTTGTGCCAAACCGCCGCCTGGATTGACGGACGTCGAGTTGATGTGCTCGTCCACGTTGTCGCTGGACtcgctgccaccgccgccgccaccgccagcgTTGCACGCCGACGAACAAGATGTGTACGGATCACAGTTGTCGCTGGCCTcgttgccaccgccaccgccgcccgAAGATGTTTTGGCCTATGGCGAACAGCCGAGCACGCCGCTAACGCCTACACCCATGTCCATGGGCATGGGCATGGGCCATGGAGCACATCCTTTGAGCATGGCCAACAGCAATGGCACGCTGCCACCCGCTGTGCCCGCCAAGCCCATCAAGCCGGCCGTGAAGCAAACGCTCAAAGCGGCGCCGCCATACAAAGCGCCACCCGACTATGTGGGACCAGCAGCAACTGTCGGAGCAGGAGCTGCAGGTGGAGCACCCTCTGCAGTCGCACAAcaccagcaccagcagcagcaacagcagcagcagttgccaccgccaccggcGCCGGTGCAGAAGAAAGTCTCGTTTGCCGATTCGCCAGTGTTGCTGCGTCGCAAGATGTGCTCACCGGAACCGCAGCTGCCGCAGCGTTCACCGAGCACCACGCTCAGCTCTGGCtcaagcagctgcagctaccatcagccgcagtcgcagccgcagccgaTCTATTCACCCGGTCCGTTGTTGCCACCGCGCAGCGATCTCTCACGGCTGTCGAATGGCAGCGATGTGATGTCGGCCACCACATCGCCGAAACGTTTGCAGGAATCGGCATCGAATCCGCCGCGTGACTTCCTCAAGGATCTGCAGCGAGTGATGCGCAAGAAGTGGCAGGTGGCGCAGAAATGCAAACTGGAGCCGGCGACAACGCCGCACGAGGTGCTCGGCTTTCGGGATTTCAACAATGATGATCTACTCGCCGCCCACAATCTCAACTCGGGAGCTAACTCCTCGCACTATTATCGCGAGACGGCGAATGTCTCGCATTGGGTGCAAGAGCACTGCGAGTATGCGCACAACGATTATGCGCTCTACGAGAATGTGCATGCCCAGAATGGCAACGGAAATGGAAGCGGTGCCACTGCTGTTGGAGGAGTTGctatgacaacaacaaccaccacagATGGACCACCGCCAGTGCCACCGCCAGCTGCAGTGGCTGATGCAACGGCAGCGTTGCGCAAAAAGCggccaccgccgccaccaccaAAGCGCAGCGATTCAACGCATCTGACGCATCGCGTTTAG